The following coding sequences are from one Chelonoidis abingdonii isolate Lonesome George chromosome 4, CheloAbing_2.0, whole genome shotgun sequence window:
- the FGF3 gene encoding fibroblast growth factor 3, whose amino-acid sequence MVIIWILLLSLLQESWSQGLAAEVPKVPYCAKGQTCDPRLRRDAGGRGGVYEHLGGAPRRRKLYCATKYHLQIHSNGKINGSLEKNSVFSILEITAVDVGVVAIKGLFSGSYLAMNKRGRLYASESYNAECEFVERIHELGYNTYASRLYRTVPNGANTKRKASAERLWYVSINGKGRPRRGFKTRRTQKSSLFLPRVLDNKDHEMVRLFHTNVKYRESLLKPPSKNKRRRRGHQWIPWGDWGGD is encoded by the exons ATGGTTATAATTTGGATCTTGCTGCTGAGTTTGTTGCAGGAATCTTGGTCCCAAGGGTTGGCTGCGGAGGTGCCCAAGGTACCTTATTGTGCCAAAGGCCAGACGTGTGACCCAAGGCTGCGCAGAGATGCTGGGGGGCGCGGCGGGGTCTATGAGCATCTCGGGGGAGCACCCAGACGTAGGAAGCTCTACTGTGCCACTAAGTATCACCTCCAGATCCACTCCAATGGGAAAATCAACGGCAGCCTGGAGAAAAACAGCGTTTTCA GTATTCTAGAGATAACTGCGGTTGATGTTGGAGTCGTTGCCATCAAAGGGTTGTTCTCTGGCAGCTACCTGGCCATGAACAAAAGAGGCAGACTttatgcttca GAATCTTACAATGCAGAGTGTGAGTTCGTGGAAAGGATCCATGAGTTGGGCTATAACACTTATGCATCTCGCCTATACCGGACAGTGCCCAATGGAGCCAACACCAAACGCAAAGCCAGTGCCGAGAGACTCTGGTATGTCTCCATCAATGGGAAAGGCCGACCCAGAAGGGGCTTTAAAACCCGCAGGACACAGAAATCATCTCTCTTTCTGCCCAGGGTACTGGATAACAAAGATCATGAAATGGTCCGTCTATTTCACACAAATGTTAAATACAGAGAGAGTCTACTGAAGCCTCCGAGTAAGAATAAAAGAAGAAGGAGAGGACATCAATGGATTCCCTGGGGGGATTGGGGTGGGGACTGA